GTTCAATTTCCTTAGTAATAGGTTCACTCTATGAACTCACTTGCATACACCCataaaaggttaaaacaacaATATTAACCCCATTTTCTGTTATGAAATAAATAACCCACTAAACATGTATCACGTGTTCTTAAAGGCCATACCCATTAGAAGCAAGGGGGATGATAAAGAGAAATCCCCTCTAATCTCATTAGCATCCCCTCTAATCTTATGATAAATGGAGATTATGACGTCAAACCTTAAGGCTTAATCAATAAGCAAAACCTTGATTTTACTTAGTAAAATATATGCCATTATTTAAATCAAAACATGACAAGTAAATAACAACAATCACATCCGAATAAAATCATGTTATACTATATCTTAATTAtgaaccaatgatgtcttggcctagtggttaagagtttaagactgagggcctatgtacaataggtctcaggttcgaatcccttaccccatttgtaatttatattgcccttgtggctcattcgcacccaaaaaaaaaaatatcttaaTTATGAAAGCATGTTATATCCTTAATtataacaattgggaggggactggaacatATCCACTCAGAACTCGCCCCAAATTcgaattagccctaagggtgaaccgggtgttaATATAAAAAACAAAAGGTTGAATTAAGTAAAGTATTTCTTACCATTGATGTCAACATCTTGACCATGCATATGAGGATCGTCTACATGAGTGGTGTGACCGGTAGGGCGTTCCATTTGATTGTTCATTGTGATAGTGATTAGTGGCTgttcaatttattttatttatttttttggttcgGTTTTTCAAATaactttgtttttgtttttgtagaaATCAAATTGGGAAATGGTAATGGCCGAATAGTAGGGGGGAATAAATAGTGATAGTGATAGTGATAGTGATCAACTCGTAAAAGAAGACGTTACCAATAAGGGAAAGTAAAATTAAAGTCAGTACTTGTTTTGTTTTCTTGTAATTAAAAAATGGGAGTTTGATTGGAATTATGGTAATAAATATTTTGCAGAATAGGAAAGTGACACGTTGCATGGTGCTGGTGCTTTGGGTGAATGACACGTGTTGGTGTGAGCTAACACGTGCCTGCTTGATTAAGTCGGTGGTGAATGGTGATGGTATTGAGTTTAGCCTTTAACGTGGCGGTTTAACCCATGCCGAATAAAGAGGAGAcaagtagacctgtcaaaaatcgacctgATCCGAAAACCGATCCGAACCTGACCCGGAAATAATGGGTCCTGAATAaaattttgtgacccgtaacccgattttatccgaacccgagcaacccgaaatataatgggtcaaaacccgaccgaacccgtttaggacccgaccgattgaaaatcattgtatttatactaaaaaatgagattattagaaaattaaagcataatAAACAGGTTGTTTTTtctattgttgtgtgtaatataattttaatttgaattatacgccattatatggttgaatttgactaaatataaacttgtgtaggaaaatttgttaatttttgctcatattttgtatatttattacctaaattaatgaaaatataatgcgcgtttaaaaatctctcaacccgttgggtcgacccgaacccgaaagttctgggtcttgaacaaacaTTTATAAACCCGAACCcaaaagtgaccgacccgattcaacccgaacccgaaaataattttttttacaacccgacccgaccgacccgtttgacaggtctagagACAAGTGAGATAGGTGTAAATGGTTTCGCCATAATTTGAACTAAGGATAAGGCCTTACTCCGTAATTAAGATTGTTAATAGTTTAATACTCCTAACTATTAACACGTACAGTTCAATAATCAATATTGTTTAGTAGTAAAAATTAGTTCTTTTTCAGGTCAAATTAATGATAGTAACACGTATTTTGTACTCCATTTATGTTTGGATCGGACCTGAACAGaaatttaacaattttaattttgagAATTGGACCGGTAATATTTGAATCGGAATAGGATTGGTAAATCAGGTCCAAGCCCGGATTATAAAGGACTCTACTAAAATGGTACTTTTCGCAGGTATTTTCAATTAGTTGTCATGTTTGACTCGTTTCACACTTTCACACATTGTAACTGAGAGGGATGATAAGCAAATCCTTACTTCCAAAGAATTCCTAGTGGAATTTGATCTCATGACTTCGAGGTTATGTAGTGAAACTTTTATCACTCAGCAAAGTTTTGCTTGATTAGTACACAAAGTAGTAACTTATACCAACATATTAAGCGAGAGATTTACCGAGCAAGGCTCGATTTAGTGGTAAAAGTTTGGCCTCATAACCTTCCACTAGGGACTCTTTGGTGGTGAGGATTTCTTCTAAATCCCCCTCACTTTTAATGAGTCTGACCTACAAAGCTGGCTGGAAATACATATGCGAGTTATCAGTACAGTAGGGTCCTTCATCTTTACGCGGTCATTaaattacatatataagctcGTCGAATGAATCACTCATCATGCTCTCAGGGTAAGGAGTCTTATCACTTATGTCTATTATAATCTATACGAGAATGAATCGCATACGGTAGAAGTTAAAATGTAAACATTAATTAACATTAATTATAAGAAGTTAAAATGTAAACATTAATTAACATTAATTATACTGTTAAACGCGTGCTTTTAACATGCATTACTAAATTGATTTCAATTTAGGAAATGAACTAAATAAGTACTTATTTACGGCCGTAATAGTTGCATATatcatctatacctagtctatacctagtctatacctagtatttaaaaaggaaaaccacaTTTGATTAAATGTACCCTCACACTATATgttagtatatatatttttttgtttgacAAGGGCATGTGAGTATGTGCCTATTAATtctgaacaaaaaaaaaacaatttcaaATAGAGGATCTtactacatgtacacctagtgttACAAGGCATCTTATACACCATGCttttctattggttgaaatgacattttattattttccattctcattttttagtgGATTTAATGatgtgtcaacaaattaatgaTATTGTACAAGAGATTTTGTACACTATACATGTAACCTTTTCCTCAAATAGAACCACTCCAAATTTGTTGGGTTTGCCCATTTGGGGCTTTGAAGCTTGAAGTCATTGGCAGAATGCAGAATGCCAGCCCAGCAAGAGGCCAAtttaaaagttagaaaaaaagaaagaaaaaaaaataaaaaaaattgcgcGCCTTCCCCTCATTTCTCCCTGttcttaaatcccgaaaatcaATTCAAAATCCTCTTAACAATCAGCAGCATTACCATAAACAAACAGTTCCTCTCCACTCCACTCCTCCACCATCTCTCTCCTTGCTCTCACCAGCAATCTGCAGAAATGCGAACTCGATTTCTCACTACCGACTACTTCGCCCCCGACCAAACCCTAGATTTCCTTCGATTCCCTCTCTCCCCTCTACCACCTCCTCCCAAACCTCTCTCTATCTCCGATTTGCTTCGCTGCTGCGCCGGTTCTGCAGATAATTCCGTCTCGTACGAGCTCCCTAGCCTTCCGATTGGCGACGCTCTGTCAAAATTCTACTCAGACGTACTTCCTCACACTATCGACGTTTGTTATGACGATTTTTCGAGCAATTCCGGGTCTAGCTATGGCGACGTTCAAATTCCGAAGGTGAATTTCGCATTCCTAACCATTTTGTACTATATCTCGTCAATTTTGCGAGTTTTTGAGATGCTACTGATGAATTCTAGGGTTTCAGTGTTTTATTTTGAGTTTTGTTTATATATTGAACTGTTTCTGGAGCTGAGAACGGCCGACTGACGCGAGATTGTTCGACGTGCTTTGATTTTGTAGGATGTTTTGATTTTCTAAAAGTTTTGACCTGTGTTTTTGTGAATTAGGTTTTCTGATGATTTGTTCATGTTTTATTGGAATTGCTTGAGTTGTTGAAGTCGGTTCTTTTCAGTAACAATGATAATACGTGCCTCTATTATCTGCTTAGCCACAGTGATGAATGTGTGTCTCAGTAATCGGCTATTTTATTGAAAAGTTCGATTATAACTAGGTTTCTTATCTCATTTAGCCTTTTCGAAATTTCTAATGattatttatgaaaattatGAAGCTATTGTGAAGCTATGTGTTGGGACAAACATGATTGTTGTTCGGTTATAAGTTTATAACTtatatatgaaaaatataaattaattgtAATGTGTTTTAATTAGAGTTTGAGAAGAGATGATTTTCTTATAGAGTATTTGCACATGTAAATAGTGCAAGCAAGCTAGGGCTTACAGTAGCTGTTTTACAATTAGAGTATGCTATAACTAAATATAACAAGAAAGACTTTTAAGCTAAATTAGAGGAGTAGATATTCACAGATTATTGACCGAATATTGAAGGAATAAATCCTTCATTATTTGCAGAATATTTACGATTGATTGAATACAGTTAGTCAATCCTTATTAGTTTTCACAAAAGCTATTACTACGTATATATTTGTGAGAATTTCTGCGTTGTAATGTTGAAATTCTGTCGTATCATCTCGCTGCTGTCTGTTTTGTTGCCCTTACTAATCTATGATTAATGATTTCCTGTAATGGCAATGTGTATCCTTAAATTTAAGTGTGACCAAATCTATCTATATCACCTTGAGTAATCATGTACAAATATTCGGTACTCCTAAGTTCGTTGCATGCTTTCTCAAAGTGTCAGCCAGTAAGTATTTTGGTCAATTTTTCTGTTTCATAAAACAGTTGTGAGTTGTGATGCTAGACTGTGATATTGTACAAATTTCATTCGTGGCTACGATGTCAGGAATTTCCATTTTGCTGAAGTAGATTTCATGATTGATTAAGCTACTGTTTCACATAagcaatttatttatttattttaattttcatttatttcatcATTTTTATATTTGGCTCTGGCTTAGTTAAACAAGCATGTTATATTGTCTAATATCTACTTggacataaaaaaaaaacccgtAATTGACTAATTGTTTTACTGTCTAGTGTATCTATAAATGTCAAATTTAGTTCAAGAGGCATTCCCGAAATACTTTCTTATGCACTTGTTGTATTTCTGATGCAGAAAGAATCCGATTCATGTTATGAGGAAATGGAAGCTCATAGATGTGTAGCTTCTAATTCTGAATCATTACGTCAATTTGCTAAGGACGCTATTGGTGATACGAATGACACTAAGGCTGCGATTATCCAGTTTGAAACACCAGAACTGTTCCAATATGTGGTTAAATAACCGTTCTTAAACATTTGATGAaggatatttttttattatccaTCTGAGACTAACGACTAATCAGTTTTGTGTTGCTTTTTACAGGACAATGTTTGCATGTCCGAGAAAGAAGAAATTCAGTTACTGTCAGAAGTGCAAGATTGTGATGATGATTTGGTAAACAGACTAGCTTTGCCTACTAATTTCTGGATATACCTGCCCCGGTGAATGTGCATTGAATAATTTTTGATATCTGCGGTAGTGTGTATGCAGATGGAATTAGATGGATGCTTGCCGACTGAATGATTTTTCCTACTCATAACATTAGTATAAGATTCCATTGCTGataaaattacttttttttccttcttttttctcATTGCTCATGGGCTTTAACAAGTTACGACAGTGCTGAACGGAATTTTGGTTTAAAAGGTTGACCTAACTCTCACTTTAGTTGGTCTTAGAAGGCAGACAACCACAAGTCTACAAGAGTCTTTTATGGTAACTGCTAAGTACCTTAAGAAGCCCGGGaatgttttggttttgggatcaGATGAGTGAGCAATACTGATTTATTGCTTGTCTCCTTGAAACAAATATCATTCAGCCAGTTGAATCCTATGCTGAGATTCATTCTTTTTCCGAACTAGTGAGCGCATGAAATACCATAGGAAATTTGGATGCACTGTCAACTTGTCAATCCATGTACGTGGGAACTATTTTGTTGCTTACTCCATTAAACCTTGTCTATAATGCATGCACAATGACAAGGGAAAACTCAAAACATGGCAGCCGAGCTGTTATTAGTTGATGTAAAACTTAGCCTTGACGGGATCCTTTACTGGTGCTGTATTGTTCCATATGTATATGCCTTATAAATTAACAAATCATTGGGATTTTCTGGTTAAATATCTTTGTGATTGAGTAGTTTATGCTTCTTCGAAGCCAAATTACCTTTGattgtttctaattttttcTGTTTATTTTATTGATACATGCAGGAATTTCTCAATCTTGTAAATAGAGATCCATTTGATTTTGATGTTAAAGATCATGTGGAGTCAGTGGAGACTATCTGTCTAGAATATGATATGGTACCGAAGCTTCAGACACCGGATGAAGTTGACCTCTTGCCAAACACCAACCATCACCTTGGCACCACCTTACCATTGCTTGAAGTAGAAGAGATCGGACCTGCAGATTTTCCATGCTTTTGCCCGGAATCTCTGTTTGCAACTATTGAAGAACAACATTCTGTTTGTAGTGTTGACCTTGAACGTAGTTGCCAAGATCTGCTTGTCTCCGTGGAAATTGACATTTTGGAGCATATTTCTGATAGTCACTCATCAAAGCTTCCCCTTGAACTATGTTATACAAGCCCGAGTATGACTTCAGATATTGATCTGATACAAGTTATAGAAATTCCTTATACAGAGAAAAACACTGATGCTGGTGCTAGTTCCTTTGTCGATACATTTTTATTTGAAGAATTCAAGATGCTGGATTCAGATTCCTTTGATATTTTTGAGACGCATGCCATTTTTCAAACAACTGAAGAAACTGAATTGTGCAATATGTTTCCAGAAGACTTGCCCTTGAGAAGTTTTGAAGAATTAATTGTCAGCCGTGAACTAGCAATTATTGATGGCACTTTCACATCACTCTCTGTCCCTGATCTGGTTGACGATGAAAAGATCTGGTCATTacattttatttttgataaaaTACTCACTGAATTGGAACCAGTGCCCCTCTCTACATCGGATGAAATTTATTTGGATTGGCATCTTCTGGGAAGGGGTGAATGCAATAGCTATGTAAATGCTGCTATTGAGAAGGTGTTCGATGACATTGATTGTTATACCATGGATCCTAACTTGAAATCTGATGATGGAAATATGCTAGTGCTTGAATTTCTTTTTTCAGACGGTCCTTCAGATGGGTTACATATGATGGAGAACAAGGTAATGATGCCATCTGGAGTGAGCTGCACAGAAAAGCATCTGTTCAATGAAGTCGTTTCACGGGAGTTTCTAGATGAGGACTGCCAAATCATAGAAAATATTGGAAATCTTACTAATGCTGATTTTGAGAAGTTTTCATCAGGCAAGTTGTACAACGTTGATTGTGAAATCGTAGAAAATGCTGGAGTATGCAATGTTGATTTGCATAAGCTTGATTCAGTCGCCGGGTCAATGCCTCAGTTCAATGATCTTGATTTTTTCTTAAATCCTAGAAATGCCATGGGTGGTATGAGAACCGGTAACAAAGTCAAGCCACTAGATGCTAAATCTATACTTTCTGATAGGGGTCTTCAGAAGAAAGAAACAGCCCCTTCAAGCAACAATCAAATGCAGCAGTTTAATGTCTGTGAAGGTGTCATTGGCACTTCAAATGACAGAGATACAATTGTAAGTCTGAGCATTATTATCACTCTCTTGATCTTGTTTCCTTTTGTAGAAGTCCAATTCAGATTGTCATTTCAATATTTTCTGTTGTTCAGTTAAGTGTGTACTTCATATTTTCTAACCATTTATCACAGCATTGTTCTTCATTCTATTATATGGGTTGTTTTCACGTCTGTGCTTGAATCCCATCCCTACTCCTTAAGTTGTTTTCCAGTTCGTGCATGAATTTATTTGCCTATCCCTACTCGTGTTGAGAGTTATATGATGATCCTTGATACTGTTTGGAGATGCAAAGAGATTTGGATTCACTTGGGCAAATTATtgctttgtttttttctttaacataaggaggtgttcttCAATAGGATACTGCAGCTATTTCATCATTTTCTAATTTTAATGTGTGGAAGCTGAAATTTCTGTGCATGGTGTATTTCCTCTGCAAGGGTGGGTGCTGCAAAGTCCATAAATAACCACTTGGCCAAAGTTCTGTTGTGTGAAGTCTGGATGGTTTACCCTTGTAACTTAAGAGGGGTTGTTTTGGCCGTTGGAGAGACCTCAAACCTTAATGCTATCAAGTATATTAAGGAAATTTCAACTATTCACAAGATAACCTACCTATCAAGAGATGAGGCAATCATTTATTTCACTGAGTTCCCTTACTTTCTCTTTTTTGAGGTCACTGTTATTTTTTTTCTCCTCTTGCATGCCTcttcatttttattttgaatGGCTGGAAAGAGAAATTCCTTTGTCCTGCAGCCTGCCCAGCTTGGGTCAAGGCTAATGGTTGAGAGTTTAATTCAAAGAAGAGGGAATAATTATTTGATATATCCAACAAGACTAAATTTGGCCAAGTCCAATCCATTGCTACCCTTCATTCTCCATATCAATGAAAGTGAGGTTTGGATATTTGACCCCTCAAAATCTTATGGTTCTTTAAGAAAGTAAATCTTATACATATTGATCTCTCATCTCTTTGGGCTATTACATGCACTCTCAGGATAGAAATGAAATGCACATAtacttttatttgatttttaattagaTATGTTCTGTTGATAATGTGAAGTATGTCTTACAGTAAAGAAACTTCAAACTATCTTTTTTGTTCCTAGGCAGGTTGTTCTTAAGCTTATGCTTGTGCTAATGCTAATGCTTCAGGTTGATCTCTATTAGTTAGCTGACTTACTGAAATTGTTAGTCTAATTATTAATTGTATTGTTACTCTAAACCACCAGAAGTTGGATGCGCTATTGAACTGTGGGCCTATCAAGGAAAAATGCAATAAAGTGTTTACAGAAGCTTCAGGTGGTACAAATTCCTCGGGTTTTCCTATACCTGTTTGTCACACGGCTCAAGAATCTGAACCGGTTCTTCCATGTGGAATAACTTTCCAAGATATGCCTATCATTATTAACACTCAAGATTTTGAGAAAGAGATGATAATTTCTCGGAGAAGCACATATCAGAAGATCTTAACTATGGAGAAGAGAGGAGTACAAGTTGTGGAGAGGGATCTGATTCTGCCCGTTGATATAGTACTTAATTCTACAGTATGCCTAGGGTGGTATAACTGCAAAAATATTGGAAAGAAAGCCACTGCTCAAGATGAGGGTGCTTCAAGCGTTCCTCTCTGCATTGAGAATATAGCAACAAATATTCTGACATCTCTGAGTTTTGCATTCACTACCTGTGTTCTGGTAATTTTCTTCACTTATACTCAATATTTCTGGAggctctctttcttttttttaataaaaaaatctcaaactaTAATTATTGTTGTTGGAACTGGTGAGCATGCTAAAAATTTCCTTGAGTATGGTGAAGCAGCTTTTCTTTCATTCTTCTGGTGTCCTAGGTATTTATTTACTTGTTTATATCTCATCGCATGAAGCATTTTGGTGGAACACTCAGAGCTTTAGTTATCTATATTACTTCCTCTTGGAAGTCGCCTGACTTGTTCCGACTTCTGCTGACATATAAAGGTTTTATGTGGTGCTGTATGTGGTTAAGTTGGTAGTCTAAACCTTTTGTTTGAAAACTAGTGATTATTGCTGTTCCCTTCATGTTGACCTAGTTGATTTTTTCACGTTCATCTATATTTTGCACTTTTGGCTTGGCTTGCTAAATACCATAGCTTTGTAAAAAAATGCCTTTCCTTTTTGTTCTGGTTAAAGATTTTCGAGGGAGATTGCAACTTCATTGGTCCTGTAATGGAGTCAGCAGATGAATTGTATGCAGCGGCAGCCAGTCTTGGCATTTATTTGCAGATCTTCTATTCCTCGTCAATTGAGCTGACAGATGAAATTATATTGACTTACATCAGACATTCCAGGGATATATATAAAGGGTCACTTTCTAGACTTCCTGAATCAGAGACACTTGCTGAATCGTTCCTTACCAAGCTCCCTCCTATTAATCCACTCTCAGCGCATGCAATTATTTCTAGTGGCTGCACGCTCTTGGAGTTCCTGGAGTTGACAGTTGAAAGCAGGGCCCTCTTACTCCGAAAGAATCATGTACCGGATGAAAGTGTCAATCTTCTTAGTGCCTTGTGCAAATACGGGGAGCGGGAGGAATCTGGACTGACTGACTGTTCTTCCTCTTTATCTTCTCCTCCTGATTCAGGAAGATTTGTCAGCAAAAGCAACTCAGATGATAGAAAAAGAAAATTTAATGCAACTTCTGGTGATGCTATGTATGACTTCAGATGTTATGAGCCATCCAAAAAATATGATGATGCTGAATCATCTGACCAGGGCATGATGTTGAGGCCATCTGATTCAAAAGCACCAAAAAGTCCCAGGATATGTCTGCAGAAGAAGCTGCCTGATTTCTTGTTGGATAGTGAACTGTTTCGTGAAGGAGAAGTACCATATACTGCCATAAATATGGATCCTTCTAAAGCATGGCCTGAAACAAATATCAATTGTGAACCAAAACTTCCACGAATGGATGATGGTTTTGCTCGATCTAGCTTACATGTAAATGATAGATTTCCCTGTCAACAGAAATCAGGTAAGACAATAAAAAACAACCGAGAAGAGAGTTCAAGGGACTTACTTCAGGATTTGCAGGAAGATTTTGTTGGTGAAGTTGTCGACTTTTATGACAAATCTATATTTGATGGGGACTTTCAAATAGATGAGGAAGTCGTGAAGTGCTCTCCAATAGTCTCTGATAATGTAAAAGATCGTGCTCCTACATATAACAGGACTGCTAGAAGATTATCGTTTGACAACAGTTCTGACTGGAACATCCCAATGGCTGATGGAATGGATGCTAGATGTATGTTAGAAGAAAATAGACAGTTGAGGGCAGATAATAGTTTTAATGATGTGGAATATACCTGGAGCAACAACATATACAAGGCTCCAGAGCAGCAGGAGCCGACAGTTAGAAATATTCCCGAAAAATCTATGCAAAATTTCAGTGGCCAGTTCTTGAAAGGAAAGAACGTGCCTCCCTATGGTGAATCACCACTCTCGAAAGCCGTTCATTCAGGGAAACTGGCTCAAGGGTCACCTTGGACAATAGAATTTCTCAATCGTATTAAGGAAAAGAGGAGGTTAAATCAACAGTGTCAGCCATATGCTTCTGTTCCACGCACTAGTTATCACGGGAATATCACAAAAGCCACAAAGAGAAGAAGCCCATCTATTCTTGAATACTATAAATATCAAAGTGACAGCACGTCAAGGAAGGTGGCAGAGCAGAAAATGCAAAAGCAACATGCTCAGCTGCGGAATGAGAGGTCTCAAGGATTTCGTCCAATTTGTACACCAATTGACAAAAGAGCAAGACGGGTTTGTTTCTTATACTAATGGCTTTATTTACCACTTTACCAGGTTTAAATTTTCTTCTTCTCAAAATCTGATTTCATGAACTGCAGAGTCTATCTTTTACAACTACTGGAACTGGGAGCCAAACTAAACTTGTTTGGGGTGACAATATCTCTTGCAGTCAGGGAAACATGTTTTCAAGTTGAGCATGAGACAGCTGAAGATTTCTAATCATGCAATGTGTTTAGGTAACATCATCCCATAATGATTAGCATGAAATTACAGGTT
This genomic stretch from Spinacia oleracea cultivar Varoflay chromosome 3, BTI_SOV_V1, whole genome shotgun sequence harbors:
- the LOC110782499 gene encoding protein SHORTAGE IN CHIASMATA 1 → MPAQQEANLKVRKKERKKNKKNCAPSPHFSLFLNPENQFKILLTISSITINKQFLSTPLLHHLSPCSHQQSAEMRTRFLTTDYFAPDQTLDFLRFPLSPLPPPPKPLSISDLLRCCAGSADNSVSYELPSLPIGDALSKFYSDVLPHTIDVCYDDFSSNSGSSYGDVQIPKKESDSCYEEMEAHRCVASNSESLRQFAKDAIGDTNDTKAAIIQFETPELFQYVDNVCMSEKEEIQLLSEVQDCDDDLEFLNLVNRDPFDFDVKDHVESVETICLEYDMVPKLQTPDEVDLLPNTNHHLGTTLPLLEVEEIGPADFPCFCPESLFATIEEQHSVCSVDLERSCQDLLVSVEIDILEHISDSHSSKLPLELCYTSPSMTSDIDLIQVIEIPYTEKNTDAGASSFVDTFLFEEFKMLDSDSFDIFETHAIFQTTEETELCNMFPEDLPLRSFEELIVSRELAIIDGTFTSLSVPDLVDDEKIWSLHFIFDKILTELEPVPLSTSDEIYLDWHLLGRGECNSYVNAAIEKVFDDIDCYTMDPNLKSDDGNMLVLEFLFSDGPSDGLHMMENKVMMPSGVSCTEKHLFNEVVSREFLDEDCQIIENIGNLTNADFEKFSSGKLYNVDCEIVENAGVCNVDLHKLDSVAGSMPQFNDLDFFLNPRNAMGGMRTGNKVKPLDAKSILSDRGLQKKETAPSSNNQMQQFNVCEGVIGTSNDRDTIKLDALLNCGPIKEKCNKVFTEASGGTNSSGFPIPVCHTAQESEPVLPCGITFQDMPIIINTQDFEKEMIISRRSTYQKILTMEKRGVQVVERDLILPVDIVLNSTVCLGWYNCKNIGKKATAQDEGASSVPLCIENIATNILTSLSFAFTTCVLIFEGDCNFIGPVMESADELYAAAASLGIYLQIFYSSSIELTDEIILTYIRHSRDIYKGSLSRLPESETLAESFLTKLPPINPLSAHAIISSGCTLLEFLELTVESRALLLRKNHVPDESVNLLSALCKYGEREESGLTDCSSSLSSPPDSGRFVSKSNSDDRKRKFNATSGDAMYDFRCYEPSKKYDDAESSDQGMMLRPSDSKAPKSPRICLQKKLPDFLLDSELFREGEVPYTAINMDPSKAWPETNINCEPKLPRMDDGFARSSLHVNDRFPCQQKSGKTIKNNREESSRDLLQDLQEDFVGEVVDFYDKSIFDGDFQIDEEVVKCSPIVSDNVKDRAPTYNRTARRLSFDNSSDWNIPMADGMDARCMLEENRQLRADNSFNDVEYTWSNNIYKAPEQQEPTVRNIPEKSMQNFSGQFLKGKNVPPYGESPLSKAVHSGKLAQGSPWTIEFLNRIKEKRRLNQQCQPYASVPRTSYHGNITKATKRRSPSILEYYKYQSDSTSRKVAEQKMQKQHAQLRNERSQGFRPICTPIDKRARRSLSFTTTGTGSQTKLVWGDNISCSQGNMFSS